From the genome of Bosea sp. Tri-49, one region includes:
- a CDS encoding TetR/AcrR family transcriptional regulator, which produces MTVVTGRSERAELAGGARRLILDHAARLLRSNGYHQTSLREIAEAVGIRKASLYHHFASKEEIVEAVVNDGVRFVHEAVAAALAAAGETDPRRRLAAAIAAHLSALHGHSDYTCASIKVFSFGENPTPDSVRRMRRDYEDVWRLLIEELAGTGALAAGAAPERLRLFLLGAMNGSVDWYREGRFDIDQLADELAALVAPIKVGGES; this is translated from the coding sequence GTGACGGTCGTGACGGGACGCAGCGAGCGGGCGGAACTGGCGGGCGGCGCGCGCCGTCTCATCCTCGATCATGCCGCACGTTTGCTGCGCAGTAATGGCTATCACCAGACGAGCCTGCGCGAGATCGCCGAAGCCGTCGGCATCCGCAAGGCCAGCCTCTACCATCACTTCGCCTCGAAAGAGGAGATCGTCGAAGCGGTGGTCAACGACGGGGTGCGCTTCGTTCACGAGGCTGTGGCGGCAGCGCTTGCCGCCGCCGGCGAGACCGATCCACGCCGCCGGCTCGCAGCGGCGATCGCGGCGCATCTGTCGGCGCTGCACGGGCATTCCGACTACACCTGCGCCAGCATCAAGGTCTTCAGCTTCGGCGAGAACCCGACGCCGGACAGCGTCCGGCGCATGCGGCGCGACTATGAGGATGTCTGGCGCTTGCTGATCGAGGAGCTCGCCGGCACGGGCGCGCTGGCGGCGGGGGCCGCGCCGGAGCGGCTGCGCCTCTTTCTGCTCGGGGCAATGAACGGCTCGGTCGACTGGTATCGCGAGGGGCGCTTCGATATCGACCAGCTTGCCGATGAACTCGCGGCGCTGGTCGCGCCGATCAAGGTCGGCGGAGAGAGCTAG
- a CDS encoding acyl-CoA dehydrogenase family protein: MLAAMDSFDAAGGGTLRSPYFSEEHEALRDQLRRFVASEVKPHGLAWEEAGMVPREVLRRMGELGFLGIRYPAEYGGSELDTLATVVLAEELGRSTFSGFAITALVHTDMASVHVLHAGSKEQRDRWLPDIIAGKVICAIAVTEPDAGSDVKGIRTSARREGDSYVLNGAKMFITNGVHADLYCVAAKTDPSAKPSQAVSMFLVEKGTPGFRVGRALDKHGWRSSDTAELIFEDCRIPAENLLGGEGRGFYAIMRNFQNERTVIGAMAMGEAQAAIELTLDYVRTRMAFGAPLWEKQAIRQKLAMLSTKVEAGRQLVHHAAWLDARGFDATREVSMVKAYCGELVNEVMYACVQFHGGMGFMRESAIERMARDARVQAIGGGATEVMLEEVAKRL; the protein is encoded by the coding sequence ATGCTGGCGGCGATGGACAGTTTCGATGCGGCTGGCGGCGGCACCCTCCGCTCGCCCTATTTCAGCGAGGAACACGAGGCGCTGCGCGACCAGTTGCGCCGCTTCGTCGCGAGCGAGGTCAAGCCGCACGGGCTCGCCTGGGAAGAGGCCGGCATGGTGCCGCGCGAGGTGCTGCGCCGCATGGGCGAGCTCGGCTTCCTCGGCATCCGCTACCCGGCCGAATATGGCGGCTCCGAGCTCGATACGCTCGCCACCGTAGTGCTGGCCGAGGAGCTCGGCCGCTCGACCTTCTCGGGCTTTGCCATCACGGCGCTCGTTCACACCGACATGGCCTCGGTCCATGTCCTCCATGCCGGCAGCAAGGAGCAGCGCGATCGCTGGCTGCCCGACATCATCGCCGGCAAGGTGATTTGCGCCATCGCCGTCACCGAGCCCGACGCCGGCTCCGACGTGAAGGGCATTCGCACCTCGGCGCGGCGCGAGGGCGATTCCTATGTGCTGAACGGCGCCAAGATGTTCATCACCAATGGCGTCCACGCCGATCTCTACTGCGTCGCCGCCAAGACCGATCCGTCGGCCAAGCCCTCGCAGGCGGTCTCGATGTTCCTGGTCGAGAAGGGTACGCCGGGCTTTCGTGTCGGCCGCGCCCTCGACAAGCATGGCTGGCGCTCCTCCGACACCGCCGAGCTGATCTTCGAGGATTGCCGGATTCCGGCCGAGAACCTGCTCGGCGGTGAGGGACGCGGTTTCTACGCGATCATGCGCAACTTCCAGAACGAGCGCACCGTGATCGGCGCCATGGCGATGGGCGAGGCGCAGGCCGCGATCGAATTGACGCTCGATTACGTCCGCACGCGCATGGCCTTCGGCGCGCCGCTCTGGGAAAAGCAGGCGATCCGCCAGAAGCTCGCCATGCTTTCGACCAAGGTCGAGGCCGGGCGTCAGCTCGTCCATCATGCCGCCTGGCTCGATGCCAGGGGCTTCGACGCGACGCGCGAGGTCTCGATGGTCAAGGCCTATTGCGGCGAACTGGTCAACGAAGTCATGTACGCCTGCGTCCAGTTCCATGGCGGCATGGGCTTCATGCGCGAGAGCGCGATCGAGCGCATGGCCCGCGACGCACGCGTCCAGGCGATCGGTGGCGGCGCCACCGAAGTCATGCTCGAAGAGGTGGCAAAGCGCCTGTGA
- a CDS encoding TRAP transporter substrate-binding protein: MSISRRTILQGATAAATIGTFSIARAQTPEFTYKYANNLPLAHPMNVRAAEAMEKIKAETNGRVVIQIFPNNQLGSDTDMLNQVRAGGVEFFTLSPLILSTLVPNASVSGIGFAFPDYDSVWKAMDGELGTYVRGQIAKANLHVLDKIWDNGFRQMTSSKGPIASPADLKGFKIRVPVSPLWTSMFKAFDSAPASINFAEVYTALQTKIVDGQENPLAIIATAKLFEVQKYLSLTNHMWDGFWFLANRRAWDRLPQDLRTIVAKNIDAAALLERADVAKLNAGLQAELTSKGMVINPTKADEFRAALQKAGFYGEWKGKYGDEAWAILEKAVGGKLA; the protein is encoded by the coding sequence ATGTCGATCTCACGCCGCACGATCCTGCAGGGCGCCACTGCCGCCGCCACGATCGGGACCTTCTCGATCGCTCGCGCCCAGACGCCGGAATTCACCTACAAATACGCCAACAACCTGCCGCTGGCGCATCCGATGAACGTGCGCGCCGCCGAGGCGATGGAGAAGATCAAGGCCGAGACCAATGGCCGGGTCGTCATCCAGATCTTCCCGAACAACCAGCTCGGTTCCGACACCGACATGCTGAACCAGGTCCGCGCTGGCGGCGTCGAGTTCTTCACGCTGTCGCCGCTGATCCTGTCGACGCTCGTGCCGAACGCTTCGGTCAGCGGCATCGGTTTCGCCTTCCCGGACTATGACTCCGTCTGGAAGGCGATGGATGGCGAGCTCGGGACTTACGTCCGCGGACAGATCGCCAAGGCGAACCTGCACGTCCTCGACAAGATCTGGGACAATGGCTTCCGCCAGATGACCTCGTCCAAGGGCCCGATCGCGAGCCCCGCCGACCTCAAGGGCTTCAAGATCCGCGTGCCGGTCTCGCCGCTCTGGACCTCGATGTTCAAGGCCTTCGACTCGGCCCCGGCCAGCATCAACTTCGCCGAAGTCTACACCGCGCTGCAGACCAAGATCGTCGACGGCCAGGAGAACCCGCTCGCGATCATCGCGACCGCGAAGCTGTTCGAGGTGCAGAAGTACCTCTCGCTCACCAACCATATGTGGGACGGCTTCTGGTTCCTGGCCAATCGCCGCGCCTGGGACCGGCTGCCGCAGGATCTGCGGACCATCGTCGCCAAGAACATCGACGCCGCTGCGTTGCTGGAGCGCGCCGACGTCGCCAAGCTCAATGCCGGCCTGCAGGCCGAGCTGACCTCGAAGGGCATGGTCATCAACCCGACCAAGGCCGACGAATTCCGAGCCGCGCTGCAGAAGGCCGGCTTCTACGGCGAGTGGAAGGGCAAATACGGCGACGAGGCCTGGGCGATCCTGGAGAAGGCGGTCGGCGGCAAGCTGGCCTGA